The DNA sequence GCGGCGGCGGACGCTCGTCGGCACGAGAGACCGCGGCGCGGGTTGCTGCCGGCGGCATCGCCCGCAAGGTCGTGCCCGGCCTCGTCGTGCGCGCAGCGCTCGTCCAGATCGGTAAGCACAAGATCAACCGGGCCAACTGGGATTGGGCCGAGGTCGGCAACAATCCCTTCTTCGCTCCGGATCCGGAGATCGTGCCGGTGTGGGAGGAGTATCTCGACGGGATCCGCAAGGCCGGGTCCTCGATCGGTGCCGTCGTCGAAGTGATCGCCGAGGGCGTGCCAGCCGGCATCGGCGCGCCGATCTACGCCAAGCTCGACCAGGATATCGCCTCCAACCTGATGTCGATCAACGCCGTCAAGGGTGTCGAGATCGGCAATGGCTTCGGTGCAGCCGAGATCACCGGCGAGGAGAACGCCGACGAGATGCGCATCGGCGCCGACGGCAAGCCGATCTTCCTGTCCAATCATGCCGGCGGCATTCTCGGCGGCATCGCCACCGGCGAACCGGTGATCGCGCGTTTTGCCATCAAGCCGACCTCGTCGATCCTCACGGAGCGCCGCTCGGTCGATAGCGATGGCAAAGAGGTCGATGTGCGGACCAAGGGCCGCCATGACCCCTGTGTCGGCATCCGCGCCGTGCCGATCGGCGAGGCGATGCTTGCTTGCACGATCGCCGATCACTACTTGCGTGATCGCGGCCAGACCGGCCGCCTCAAGTAATTCGCCCTCTATTTCGGGAAGAGCACCATGTCCTATGACCAGAAGCGTGTCGTCGACGCCATCCGCGCCTTCGAGGCCGGCGAGATCGTTGTCGTGACCGATGATGACGGCCGCGAGAACGAGGGCGATTTGATCGTCGCGGCGGTGCACTGCACGCCGGACAAGATGGCCTTCATCGTGCGCCACACGTCGGGCATCGTTTGCACGCCGATGCCGCGCGAGGAGGCGAAACGCCTCAACCTCAATGCCATGGTCGCGGAAAACGATTCCGCCCACACGACGGCCTTCACTGTCTCGGTCGATTTCAAGCATGGGACGACGACGGGCATTTCCGCTGATGACCGCACGCTGACGGTGCGCAACCTTGCCAATCCCAATGTCGGGCCGACGGACTTCGTTCGTCCGGGCCACATCTTCCCGCTGGTCGCTCGCGAAGGCGGCGTTCTCATGCGCTCGGGTCACACGGAAGCGGCTGTCGACCTCTGCAAGCTTGCAAGCCTGCCGCCGATCGGCGTCATCTGCGAACTCGTCAACGACGACGGCACTGTCATGCGCGGACCGCAGGTCGCGAGCTTTGCCGAGGCCCATGGCCTCAAGCAGGTCTCGGTTGCCGACCTCATCGCCTATCGCCAGCGCAAGGAAACGCTGATCGAGCATGGCGGCTCCTTCGATATCGAAACGCCCTACGGTTCGGCCAAGGGACATTCCTATTCTCTGCCCTGGGATCCGATGCAGCATCTCGCCGTCGTCTTCGGCGATATCCGCGACGGCGTCGATATCCCGGTTCGCCTGCATCTCGAAAATGTCGGCGCCGATGTCTTCGGCAAGGACTGCCAGATCGATCGCATCATGAAGCGCATCGCAGACGAGGGCAGGGGGGTCATCGTCTACCTGCGCGAGGGATCTGTCGGTGTCGGCGTCTCGCAAACAGCCCGCAAGGGCAAGCATGATCGCGAAGCGCATGACGAGGCGCAGGCGCGCGAGAACGAATGGCTGGAAATCGGCCTTGGCGCGCAGATCCTGAAAGACCTCGGCATCAGCTCGATCCGCCTTCTTGCCTCGCGGGAGCGACACTATGTCGGCCTCGAAGGCTTCGGCATCAAGATTGCCGGAACCGACATCATCTGACGCATGACAATTCCGAATACGACAAAGCCCGGATCGTCGATCCGGGCTTTGTCGTTTGTACCGGCGCTTGCCAACAAAAAGCCGCGCATGAAGCGCGGCGTTGTGTCTTGTTTGCCTATCTTCCGGCGCCCATCAGGGCAGCGCGTCGTAGCCTTCGCCGAAGCCCTT is a window from the Ensifer adhaerens genome containing:
- the aroC gene encoding chorismate synthase, yielding MSHNTFGHLFRVTTWGESHGPALGCVVDGCPPGIRFTLAELQAWLDKRKPGQSRFVTQRREDDLVKVLSGVMFDEDGETMISTGTPISMLIENTDQRSKDYSEIAKRYRPGHADYTYDLKYGIRDYRGGGRSSARETAARVAAGGIARKVVPGLVVRAALVQIGKHKINRANWDWAEVGNNPFFAPDPEIVPVWEEYLDGIRKAGSSIGAVVEVIAEGVPAGIGAPIYAKLDQDIASNLMSINAVKGVEIGNGFGAAEITGEENADEMRIGADGKPIFLSNHAGGILGGIATGEPVIARFAIKPTSSILTERRSVDSDGKEVDVRTKGRHDPCVGIRAVPIGEAMLACTIADHYLRDRGQTGRLK
- the ribB gene encoding 3,4-dihydroxy-2-butanone-4-phosphate synthase — its product is MSYDQKRVVDAIRAFEAGEIVVVTDDDGRENEGDLIVAAVHCTPDKMAFIVRHTSGIVCTPMPREEAKRLNLNAMVAENDSAHTTAFTVSVDFKHGTTTGISADDRTLTVRNLANPNVGPTDFVRPGHIFPLVAREGGVLMRSGHTEAAVDLCKLASLPPIGVICELVNDDGTVMRGPQVASFAEAHGLKQVSVADLIAYRQRKETLIEHGGSFDIETPYGSAKGHSYSLPWDPMQHLAVVFGDIRDGVDIPVRLHLENVGADVFGKDCQIDRIMKRIADEGRGVIVYLREGSVGVGVSQTARKGKHDREAHDEAQARENEWLEIGLGAQILKDLGISSIRLLASRERHYVGLEGFGIKIAGTDII